In Chiroxiphia lanceolata isolate bChiLan1 chromosome 9, bChiLan1.pri, whole genome shotgun sequence, one DNA window encodes the following:
- the PBX1 gene encoding pre-B-cell leukemia transcription factor 1 isoform X2, which produces MRRHQWPRKHALNCHRMKPALFNVLCEIKEKTVLSIRGAQEEEPTDPQLMRLDNMLLAEGVAGPEKGGGSAAAAAAAAASGGAGSDNSVEHSDYRAKLSQIRQIYHTELEKYEQACNEFTTHVMNLLREQSRTRPISPKEIERMVSIIHRKFSSIQMQLKQSTCEAVMILRSRFLDARRKRRNFNKQATEILNEYFYSHLSNPYPSEEAKEELAKKCGITVSQVSNWFGNKRIRYKKNIGKFQEEANIYAAKTAVTATNVSAHGSQANSPSTPNSAGSSSSFNMSNSGDLFMSVQSLNGDSYQGAQVGANVQSQVDTLRHVISQTGGYSDGLAASQMYSPQGISANGGWQDATTPSSVTSPTEGPGSVHSDTSN; this is translated from the exons TGCTGAGCATCCGGGGAGCGCAGGAAGAGGAGCCCACGGACCCCCAGCTGATGAGGTTAGACAACATGCTCCTGGCCGAGGGGGTGGCAGGCCCCGAAAAAGGAGGTGGCTcggccgccgctgccgctgccgccgccgcaTCAGGAGGAGCCGGCTCCGACAACTCGGTGGAGCACTCTGACTACAGAGCCAAACTCTCCCAGATCCGGCAGATCTACCACACGGAGCTGGAGAAGTACGAGCAG GCGTGCAACGAATTCACCACCCACGTGATGAACCTGCTGCGTGAGCAGAGCCGGACCCGACCCATCTCGCCGAAGGAGATCGAGCGGATGGTGAGCATCATCCACCGCAAGTTCAGCTCCATCCAGATGCAGCTGAAGCAGAGCACGTGTGAAGCCGTCATGATCCTGCGCTCCCGATTTCTGGACGCACG GCGGAAGAGACGGAACTTCAACAAGCAGGCTACGGAAATCCTGAATGAGTATTTCTATTCCCATCTCAGCAACCCTTACCCCAGTGAGGAAGCCAAAGAAGAGCTAGCCAAGAAATGCGGCATCACAGTCTCACAG GTATCAAACTGGTTTGGAAATAAGAGAATCCGGTACAAGAAGAACATAGGTAAATTTCAAGAGGAAGCCAATATTTATGCTGCCAAAACGGCTGTCACAGCTACCAATGTGTCAGCCCATGGAAGCCAGGCTAACTCACCCTCAACTCCCAATTCAGCTg GTTCTTCCAGTTCTTTTAACATGTCAAACTCTGGAGATTTGTTCATGAGCGTGCAGTCTCTCAATGGGGATTCTTACCAAGGGGCCCAGGTTGGAGCCAACGTGCAGTCACAG GTGGATACCCTTCGCCATGTTATCAGCCAGACAGGAGGATACAGTGACGGACTCGCGGCAAGTCAGATGTATAGTCCGCAGGGCAtcagt GCTAATGGAGGTTGGCAAGACGCTACTACCCCATCGTCGGTGACCTCCCCCACAGAAGGCCCTGGCAGCGTTCACTCTGATACCTCCAACTGA